One Perca flavescens isolate YP-PL-M2 chromosome 14, PFLA_1.0, whole genome shotgun sequence genomic window carries:
- the LOC114567575 gene encoding XK-related protein 8: protein MGVFKYSVLDFLLICAGLLFLLLDIALDIYAVVSFYQEKDYVSLGILLLLLVGSSFLVQAYSWLWYSYEDFERQTKVEKCLSLCQLKILHVFQLGIYFRHAGVVEMSVRSFLKKRNDPGSIAVYLSHDLSMLRLIETFSESAPQLVLMLTIIMRRGELDPVTVLKALGSASAIAFSVTMYHRSLRSFLPDKMKQEMISSVVYFLWNLFLISSRLTALALFASMLPCFIFTHFFCSWVVLFFFVWQSKTDFMNSPCGEWLYRATVGLIWYFDWFNVVEGRTRYRTMLYHGYMLVDISLLCSLWCWKMITEPPYFVISPLYAVITAVSVVVVYILGLISKIIYYQCYHPNLAKAELKDAFVGDEVDFHMCQPSDEDVTNRSGLSPPAPDIKHNKRMRKLAENFYS, encoded by the exons ATGGGTGTGTTCAAGTACTCCGTATTGGACTTCCTCTTAATTTGTGCGGGTCTGCTGTTCTTACTGCTCGACATAGCGCTGGATATATATGCTGTTGTGTCTTTCTACCAGGAAAAGGATTATGTGAGCCTCGGTATCCTGCTGCTACTTCTCGTGGGCTCGTCCTTTCTTGTTCAGGCCTACAGCTGGCTGTGGTACAGCTACGAGGACTTTGAGAGGCAGACGAAGGTTGAGAAATGCCTGAGCCTGTGCCAGCTCAAGATTCTTCATGTGTTCCAGCTGGGAATCTACTTCAG GCATGCAGGTGTCGTGGAGATGTCTGTACGCAGTTTCCTCAAGAAGAGGAATGACCCCGGGAGTATCGCCGTCTATCTGAGCCACGACCTGAGCATGCTGCGGCTCATAGAGACGTTTTCAGAGAGCGCCCCTCAGCTCGTCCTCATGCTCACCATCATTATGCGGCGCGGCGAGCTCGATCCTGTGACAG tgtTGAAGGCCCTTGGGTCAGCCTCAGCCATCGCCTTCAGTGTGACCATGTACCACCGCTCCCTGCGCTCCTTCCTGCCCGACAAGATGAAGCAGGAGATGATTTCATCAGTGGTCTACTTTCTCTGGAACCTGTTTCTCATCTCGTCTCGCCTCACTGCACTCGCCCTCTTTGCCTCCATGCTGCCGTGCTTCATCTTCACCCACTTCTTTTGCTCTTGGGTGGTTTTATTCTTCTTCGTCTGGCAATCCAAGACGGACTTCATGAATAGCCCTTGCGGAGAATGGCTTTACCGAGCCACCGTGGGCCTCATTTGGTATTTTGACTGGTTTAATGTGGTCGAGGGGAGGACAAGGTACAGGACTATGCTCTATCATGGGTACATGCTCGTTGACATTTCACTCCTCTGCAGTTTGTGGTGCTGGAAGATGATAACAGAACCGCCTTATTTTGTAATTTCACCCCTGTATGCTGTCATCACTGCTGTCAGTGTGGTTGTAGTTTACATCCTTGGTCTCATAtcaaaaattatatattatcaATGCTACCATCCAAACCTTGCTAAAGCGGAGTTGAAAGACGCATTTGTTGGAGATGAGGTAGACTTTCATATGTGCCAACCCAGTGACGAAGATGTTACAAATCGCAGCGGACTCAGCCCACCAGCACCCGACAtcaaacacaataaaagaaTGAGGAAGTTGGCCGAAAACTTCTACTCCTGA